The proteins below come from a single Mesobacillus jeotgali genomic window:
- a CDS encoding PaaI family thioesterase, which yields MEEKVLKAIQDEYPEDFAWCYGCGRMNEQGHHFRTGWDGDKTISIYNPKKEHMALPGFVYGGVIGSFVDCHGTGSAALYLHRKNGYEPGDGAEPPRFVTASLHVDFMKPTPQGTSLKAIGTVHEIHPKKYRVETEVYAGETLCAKGEVIAVVMPDTFTGK from the coding sequence ATGGAAGAAAAAGTGTTGAAAGCCATCCAGGATGAATACCCGGAGGATTTTGCATGGTGTTATGGGTGCGGGAGGATGAACGAGCAGGGACATCATTTTCGGACAGGCTGGGATGGTGACAAGACAATATCCATCTACAATCCCAAAAAAGAACATATGGCACTCCCTGGGTTTGTCTATGGAGGCGTGATTGGCTCTTTTGTGGATTGTCATGGTACAGGTTCAGCTGCACTCTACCTGCATCGTAAAAATGGATATGAACCAGGTGACGGAGCAGAACCGCCAAGATTTGTCACAGCATCCTTGCATGTCGATTTCATGAAGCCGACTCCTCAAGGAACATCCTTAAAAGCAATAGGAACCGTACATGAAATTCATCCAAAGAAATATCGAGTGGAAACAGAAGTGTATGCTGGGGAAACTCTTTGTGCTAAAGGGGAAGTAATCGCTGTTGTGATGCCTGATACTTTTACGGGAAAATAA
- a CDS encoding fatty acid desaturase, whose translation MATHNAKELRKQVAPYESSNTKDSIIQIINTVVPFLLLWFLAYQSLEISYLLTLGIAVLAAGFMIRIFIIFHDCTHHSFFKNRTANKVVGTLTGVLTLFPYSQWGHEHSVHHATSSNLDKRGTGDIWVLTVDEYMAAPMLKKIAYRLYRNPFVMFVLGPIYIVLITNRFNRKGARMKERLNTYLTNVLIFGIAGLLIWTIGWKAFIMVEGPIFFIAGMFGIWLFYVQHTFEDSYFEADKDWEYVRAAVEGSSYYQLPKVLQWITGNIGYHHVHHLSPRVPNYKLEEVHKNTKPLQNVPTITLSTSLTSLKFRLWDERKKQFISFKEMKAYKRSSKLSPQTKPEL comes from the coding sequence ATGGCAACTCACAATGCAAAAGAACTTAGAAAACAGGTCGCCCCTTATGAGAGCTCTAACACTAAAGATAGTATCATCCAAATAATCAATACGGTCGTTCCATTTTTGTTATTATGGTTTCTGGCCTATCAAAGCCTTGAAATTTCGTATTTACTGACACTTGGGATCGCCGTTCTCGCCGCTGGTTTCATGATCAGGATATTTATCATCTTCCATGACTGTACTCACCACTCATTCTTCAAAAACCGTACAGCCAATAAAGTGGTAGGTACGCTGACTGGAGTCTTGACCTTGTTCCCTTATAGCCAGTGGGGGCATGAGCATTCTGTCCACCACGCAACAAGCAGCAACTTGGACAAGCGTGGGACAGGCGACATATGGGTACTGACAGTTGATGAATACATGGCTGCCCCGATGTTGAAGAAGATTGCATACAGATTGTACCGCAATCCATTTGTAATGTTCGTATTGGGCCCGATTTATATTGTTTTAATCACGAACCGTTTCAACAGGAAAGGTGCAAGAATGAAAGAGCGCCTGAACACATATTTAACGAATGTGTTGATTTTTGGAATTGCTGGTCTTCTGATCTGGACAATTGGCTGGAAAGCATTCATCATGGTAGAAGGTCCGATTTTCTTCATTGCAGGAATGTTCGGCATCTGGCTTTTCTATGTACAGCATACATTTGAAGATTCATATTTCGAAGCTGATAAGGATTGGGAATATGTAAGGGCTGCGGTCGAAGGAAGCTCGTATTATCAGCTGCCTAAAGTTCTACAGTGGATTACTGGGAACATCGGCTACCACCATGTTCACCACTTAAGCCCGAGGGTTCCAAATTATAAACTTGAAGAAGTCCACAAGAATACCAAGCCTTTGCAGAATGTGCCGACAATAACACTTTCTACAAGCTTGACATCACTGAAATTCCGCTTATGGGATGAGCGTAAAAAGCAATTTATCAGCTTCAAGGAAATGAAAGCATATAAGCGAAGCAGCAAATTGTCACCTCAGACTAAGCCTGAACTATAA
- a CDS encoding nucleotidyltransferase domain-containing protein: MNIHNRLSALETAQKFVKERFPNCDAALLAGSVTRGEATVTSDLDIVIFDRDIESPRRESLIAYGWPIEVFVHNLQSYKLFFESDIKRARPSLPRMVSEGMIIRESDFLPEIIVEAKRIIELGPEKWTKQEIELKRYFITDTLDDFIGSDNKAEEIFIAGTLAEQLHEFVLRVNKRWVGKSKWVVRELNNYDPVFTKQFVEAFSHYYSTGNKNMVAQLAEQILEPFGGRLFDGFSIK, translated from the coding sequence TTGAACATTCATAATAGATTATCAGCACTTGAAACAGCGCAAAAGTTTGTGAAGGAGCGCTTCCCGAACTGTGACGCTGCACTGCTGGCCGGTAGTGTGACCAGGGGAGAAGCAACTGTTACCTCTGATTTGGATATTGTAATATTTGATAGGGATATTGAATCACCCCGCAGGGAGTCATTAATAGCTTATGGGTGGCCGATTGAAGTTTTCGTCCATAATTTACAGTCCTATAAGCTTTTCTTTGAAAGTGATATAAAAAGGGCAAGACCAAGCTTGCCGAGAATGGTTTCAGAAGGAATGATCATTAGGGAAAGCGATTTTCTCCCTGAAATAATTGTTGAAGCAAAAAGGATCATCGAGCTGGGACCAGAGAAGTGGACTAAGCAAGAAATCGAGTTAAAACGATACTTCATTACAGATACGCTTGATGATTTCATTGGGTCTGACAACAAGGCAGAGGAAATCTTCATTGCAGGCACGCTGGCTGAACAGCTCCATGAATTTGTGTTAAGAGTAAACAAGCGGTGGGTCGGCAAATCAAAATGGGTTGTGAGAGAATTAAATAACTATGATCCCGTATTCACTAAACAATTTGTAGAAGCTTTTTCCCATTATTACAGTACAGGTAATAAAAATATGGTTGCACAATTGGCCGAACAGATCTTAGAACCCTTCGGTGGAAGGTTATTTGACGGCTTTTCAATAAAGTAG
- the queD gene encoding 6-carboxytetrahydropterin synthase QueD, whose product MYEFRIVDQLQKIDKDIHREQLKYHSKRVLVSKEFTFDAAHHLHEYEGKCKNLHGHTYKVIFGLSGFVDDRGLMIDFGDIKEIWKSEIEIYLDHRYLNETLPPMNTTAENMVVWIYEKMTEALANRQHLYQDARVEFVKLYETPTSYAEARREWMEFD is encoded by the coding sequence ATGTATGAATTCAGGATCGTCGACCAGCTTCAGAAAATAGATAAAGATATCCATAGAGAACAATTAAAATACCATTCTAAACGTGTGCTCGTCAGTAAGGAATTCACTTTTGATGCCGCGCATCATCTTCATGAATATGAGGGGAAATGTAAAAATCTCCACGGCCATACTTATAAAGTCATATTCGGCCTTAGTGGTTTTGTCGATGACCGCGGATTAATGATTGATTTTGGAGACATAAAAGAGATTTGGAAATCAGAAATAGAAATATATCTAGACCATAGATATTTGAATGAAACTTTGCCGCCGATGAATACAACTGCTGAAAACATGGTGGTTTGGATTTATGAAAAAATGACAGAAGCCCTGGCAAATAGACAGCATTTATACCAAGATGCAAGGGTCGAGTTTGTGAAACTCTATGAAACTCCTACTAGCTATGCTGAAGCGAGAAGGGAGTGGATGGAGTTTGACTAA
- the queC gene encoding 7-cyano-7-deazaguanine synthase QueC, with translation MKNEKAVVVFSGGQDSTTCLFWAMKEFKEVEAVTFDYNQRHRTEIQCAKDITNELGIKHHVLNMSLLNQLAPNALTRSDIEVKDGEEGELPTTFVPGRNLLFLSFACVLASQVNAKHVVTGVCETDFSGYPDCRDVFIKSLNVTLNLSMNQDFVIHTPLMWLNKAQTWKLADELDAFEFIRKRTLTCYNGIIADGCGICPACKLRKNGLDDYLEGVVS, from the coding sequence ATGAAAAATGAAAAAGCCGTTGTCGTGTTCAGCGGAGGACAGGATAGTACGACTTGCCTGTTCTGGGCCATGAAGGAATTCAAAGAAGTGGAAGCAGTCACTTTCGATTATAATCAGCGCCACCGCACAGAAATACAATGCGCAAAAGACATCACAAATGAACTTGGGATTAAACACCATGTTCTCAATATGAGCCTGCTCAACCAACTGGCGCCTAATGCACTTACCAGGAGTGATATCGAGGTAAAGGATGGAGAAGAAGGAGAACTGCCAACAACCTTTGTGCCAGGGAGAAATTTATTGTTCTTATCCTTTGCATGTGTGCTTGCCAGTCAAGTGAACGCGAAGCACGTCGTAACCGGTGTATGCGAAACCGACTTCAGCGGCTATCCTGATTGCCGCGATGTATTCATTAAGTCATTGAATGTAACACTTAACCTTTCGATGAATCAGGACTTTGTCATCCATACACCATTAATGTGGCTGAACAAGGCACAGACATGGAAGCTTGCTGATGAACTGGACGCCTTTGAATTTATCCGTAAAAGGACTTTGACTTGCTATAACGGAATCATTGCAGATGGGTGTGGGATTTGCCCTGCCTGCAAGTTGCGGAAAAACGGGCTGGATGATTACCTGGAAGGAGTTGTTTCTTGA
- the queE gene encoding 7-carboxy-7-deazaguanine synthase QueE, with translation MTKIPVMEVFGPTIQGEGMVIGQKTMFVRTAGCDYSCAWCDSSFTWDGSGKDLVRQMDADEVWSELKALGGDGFSYVTISGGNPALIKNLSGLVELLKENNVSVCLETQGSKWQDWFLKIDALTLSPKPPSSGMETDFEVLDQIVDSLKENGSIKNASLKIVVFDAVDYEFAKLVHQRYPDLAFFLQVGNDDITTEDQVNLMSSLVDKYEWLISKVMCDMEMNSVRVLPQLHVYVWGNKRGV, from the coding sequence TTGACTAAGATACCCGTGATGGAAGTTTTCGGGCCGACAATTCAGGGAGAGGGTATGGTCATCGGACAAAAGACCATGTTCGTTCGTACAGCTGGGTGTGACTATTCCTGTGCCTGGTGTGACTCATCCTTTACATGGGATGGATCTGGAAAGGACTTGGTCAGGCAAATGGATGCTGATGAAGTCTGGAGTGAATTGAAAGCATTGGGTGGAGATGGCTTTTCATATGTCACTATTTCAGGCGGAAATCCTGCTCTCATTAAGAATCTATCTGGACTGGTTGAACTATTAAAGGAAAACAACGTCAGCGTTTGCTTGGAGACACAGGGCAGCAAATGGCAGGATTGGTTTTTGAAAATTGACGCACTGACCCTGTCCCCAAAACCGCCGAGTTCAGGAATGGAAACAGATTTTGAAGTTCTGGATCAAATTGTAGATTCTCTGAAGGAGAATGGCTCTATAAAAAACGCCAGCCTTAAAATAGTTGTTTTTGATGCAGTTGACTATGAATTTGCCAAACTAGTACATCAGCGTTATCCGGACTTAGCGTTCTTTTTACAGGTAGGGAATGACGACATTACAACAGAAGATCAGGTAAACTTAATGTCATCGTTGGTCGATAAGTATGAATGGCTGATTAGTAAGGTCATGTGTGACATGGAAATGAACAGTGTAAGAGTCCTTCCGCAGCTTCATGTCTATGTTTGGGGAAATAAAAGAGGGGTTTAG
- a CDS encoding VUT family protein yields the protein MRIFLYLISIVTANVITAALAPLQFGMFIVPMGTLLIGATFIFRDLVQNKYGRAKTYMFIGLALVLSAIVSYILGDTLTIVFASALSFAIAETTDTEIYTRLKLPMSWRVFYSGLVGGLLDSVIFVIIGLSPIGADFLPWEAVPAAILGQVIVKTIIQGIGAMLLNPISNIFNSKAMSN from the coding sequence ATGAGAATCTTTTTATATTTAATTTCAATTGTTACTGCCAATGTGATTACGGCGGCGCTTGCACCGCTTCAATTCGGCATGTTCATTGTTCCGATGGGGACATTGCTCATAGGGGCCACCTTCATTTTCCGTGACCTTGTGCAGAATAAGTACGGCCGAGCGAAAACTTATATGTTCATCGGATTGGCACTCGTATTGTCAGCTATCGTTTCTTATATTCTTGGAGATACACTTACGATCGTTTTTGCTTCAGCATTGAGCTTTGCTATTGCTGAGACAACTGATACTGAAATTTACACAAGACTTAAGCTCCCAATGAGTTGGAGAGTATTCTACAGCGGTTTGGTTGGGGGACTGCTTGATTCAGTCATCTTCGTCATCATTGGTTTAAGCCCGATTGGAGCAGACTTCCTTCCGTGGGAAGCAGTTCCCGCTGCGATTTTAGGCCAGGTAATCGTTAAAACCATCATTCAGGGGATTGGCGCAATGCTGCTTAACCCGATTAGTAACATTTTTAATAGTAAAGCGATGTCAAACTAG
- a CDS encoding SDR family oxidoreductase — MKTAIVTGCSSGFGELIAIELAKKGYNVIATMRNLKKQDTLLKLGAVESVTDKITVFPLDVTQQHSIEELKAFVESLVSVDLLVNNAGYAQGGFCEELSVEEYRNQFETNFFGVIAVTQAILPSMRKQRSGKIINMSSISGRFGFPGLSAYAASKHALEGYSESLRLELKPFGIDVVLIEPGSYRTNIWKSIENVSIPINSPYELLKNSIMDNLTAGKDSYGDPHDVARLAAMIASNESQPNLRYPIGKGVRTMIHLKNYLPWKTIERIVLKKLKL; from the coding sequence GTGAAGACTGCCATTGTGACAGGCTGTTCGAGCGGTTTTGGAGAACTGATTGCCATCGAATTGGCTAAAAAAGGGTATAACGTGATCGCCACGATGCGGAACCTCAAAAAACAAGACACTTTACTGAAACTTGGCGCTGTTGAAAGCGTGACAGATAAGATTACTGTTTTTCCATTGGATGTAACACAGCAACACTCTATCGAAGAATTAAAAGCTTTTGTGGAATCCCTTGTTTCTGTAGATTTATTAGTAAATAATGCTGGTTATGCACAGGGCGGCTTTTGCGAGGAATTGTCAGTGGAAGAGTATCGTAATCAATTCGAAACAAACTTTTTTGGCGTGATTGCTGTCACCCAGGCTATCCTCCCTTCCATGCGCAAGCAGAGATCAGGAAAGATCATAAATATGAGCAGCATAAGCGGGAGATTTGGATTCCCTGGATTGTCTGCCTACGCTGCATCGAAACATGCTCTTGAAGGATACAGTGAAAGCTTAAGGCTCGAGCTCAAGCCTTTTGGGATTGATGTCGTCCTTATCGAGCCGGGTTCCTACAGGACAAATATTTGGAAAAGTATCGAAAATGTTTCTATACCCATTAATTCGCCATATGAGTTGCTGAAGAATTCTATAATGGATAACTTAACAGCAGGGAAAGATTCTTATGGAGATCCACACGATGTTGCCCGGCTTGCAGCGATGATTGCTTCAAATGAAAGCCAACCAAACCTTAGATACCCTATTGGAAAAGGTGTCAGGACCATGATTCATTTAAAAAATTATCTCCCTTGGAAAACAATCGAAAGAATCGTATTGAAAAAATTAAAGTTATAG
- a CDS encoding ABC transporter permease subunit, translating to MNNGFWTIKKVFTKAFYTLALIGTFLLGIAFMLSFTSIFNFNRKPGEHLAISFEGFQLRLQTIFTQLMDFSFKSVLDFVKNPNVLDGFINSYKVLGLSLVAIILLGSIIGFIVILLPIKLRRRIHQFLDYFEGLPDLLFIFIINMLNIYLLKEFNFKIFPMYGFGSLQPVAFPVIVTSFLPAVLFGLYLIKCMEEEEVAHYVQLGYSKGLSRFYLYSVYMLRNILPVLSLKFRVILYMLLSNLILVEHMYHYKTTLTNQILDQVFRGEHVLPLIYAIIILILPVIILEFLINLIVKETVIRKRGEFQL from the coding sequence ATGAACAATGGATTTTGGACAATTAAAAAAGTATTTACGAAAGCATTTTACACTCTGGCCTTGATAGGAACATTTTTGCTCGGAATAGCCTTTATGCTTTCCTTCACTTCTATATTTAATTTTAATAGAAAGCCCGGTGAACATTTAGCGATATCTTTTGAAGGATTTCAGCTACGGCTGCAAACAATCTTCACTCAATTAATGGATTTCAGTTTTAAAAGTGTTTTAGATTTTGTCAAAAATCCAAATGTTTTGGATGGTTTTATAAATTCGTATAAGGTTCTTGGCCTGTCATTAGTTGCGATCATCTTGCTGGGAAGCATTATCGGGTTCATCGTGATCTTATTACCTATTAAGTTAAGGAGAAGAATTCATCAATTTCTGGATTACTTTGAAGGACTCCCTGATCTTTTGTTCATTTTCATCATAAATATGCTGAACATCTATTTGTTGAAGGAATTTAACTTTAAGATTTTTCCAATGTATGGATTTGGATCTTTACAGCCTGTCGCTTTTCCTGTCATAGTTACATCTTTTCTGCCTGCAGTTCTTTTTGGTTTATATTTAATCAAATGTATGGAAGAGGAAGAAGTTGCCCATTACGTCCAGTTAGGATATTCCAAAGGCTTATCCAGATTTTATTTATATTCTGTTTACATGCTGCGGAATATCCTGCCTGTTTTATCACTTAAATTCCGGGTCATCCTTTATATGCTGCTCTCCAACCTTATCCTTGTTGAACATATGTACCATTACAAAACTACACTTACAAACCAGATTCTTGACCAGGTATTCAGGGGAGAACATGTATTACCGCTAATCTATGCAATTATAATATTAATTCTCCCGGTAATCATTCTCGAGTTCCTTATCAACTTAATTGTTAAAGAAACTGTGATCAGGAAAAGAGGAGAATTCCAGTTATGA
- a CDS encoding multicopper oxidase domain-containing protein, with the protein MLRKYHVVGISTRMVVNTFGDHNPNGRIYVLKENESKLKDLVRKNPYKPIDLVQPLAIRANEGDIVEILFENQLPFSAGMHFQEADYSVLTSDGADVGYNPDTTVEPGGEILYRLNVSQEGIHFFTDLGNVSSTEQGSSVQGLFGALLVQKRGSSWTDPVTGGPINSGVYADIHHPFLPSFREYAWFFNDEMEIKDLTGNRPFNPMTNQEAESFHGVNLRYEPMTNRKRLIEAGVVCPDCDAEEVHHDSWVFGDPATPILRGYVGDPAVIRLIHGGVKETHVFHYHVHQWLGDSSNINAEILDAQSISPQTHYSIQPLYGLGSLHGAIGDSIIHCHLYPHFGIGMWGINRVFDTLQDGSQCYPNGVRIDALKPLPDRKAPPKPTAVKPGFPNFIPGKVGYKAPRPPLGIVGGREMTELERNAAIPNPRPGAVFVDPCLDQDPVVVEFNVSAIEMPVVYNKQGWHDPKARFYVMDEDLDDILSGKKEPEPLVFHVPAGTCIRMNYTNRMPHILDGDAFQLVTRTYENGFHIHFVKFDVLACDGGNVGWNYDSAVLPGQTIRYEWYAETELKAFFFHDHLFANSHQQHGVFGAGVIQPRFSKFLDSRTGNEVDHGTQISVEHPLIPDYRDQTLFVHDFALLFDKNGRPIQPPRYPGSEDDPGVFGVNYKCEPLKFRLGEDCDPAYSFSSYVHGDPVTPILKAYEGDPIRIRLLQGAHEESHSFNIHGLRWKEERPDLGSSMKAQQHIGISESFTFETEIHAFGDYLWAFEDEEDVWLGTWGLIRAYKEKMDDLIVLADREALPEGSAETPKPTGKPPEKANPLASLPPGAYHGSPVKKFEVVAFQTPIQYNSYGDHDPYGIIFALKEDVEDILSGNKNPVPLILRANVGDLVEVTLTSELKKELFPFQDGIHPYPPVKEQSFYPPSLRISLHTSLLNYDVKTSSGDTVGYNPDQTVGPGETITYRWFVDGQFGMCSMWDMADLRNHRSFGTFGAFVAESRFTTYLDPYSLEKAITRENVILRHPLLPATREFVLILHDGVRLEDKDGKVIIDPMDGVVPDTEELEEVDTYDYGSRGFNYRSERLINRYKEHPVLHELFSSEIFGDPATPLFEAYPGEPVVIRITTPAERRRAHTFHLHGHYWKFDSKDLDSRIQSFLGHMVTGHTDDLRLIGGAGGVFNYPGDYLYRSGNIRWDIELGMWGIFRVHKGSQENLPRLEEVEGEWDNEEKA; encoded by the coding sequence ATGTTACGAAAATATCATGTTGTCGGAATTTCAACGAGAATGGTAGTTAATACATTCGGGGACCACAATCCTAATGGCAGAATCTATGTTTTAAAGGAAAATGAGTCAAAGCTTAAAGACCTCGTGCGAAAGAATCCTTATAAGCCAATTGATCTTGTTCAACCGCTGGCTATTCGCGCAAACGAGGGGGATATAGTTGAAATACTTTTTGAAAACCAGCTTCCTTTCTCAGCAGGAATGCACTTCCAGGAAGCGGATTACAGCGTGCTGACCTCCGATGGAGCGGATGTCGGATATAACCCGGATACAACGGTAGAACCTGGCGGAGAAATTCTTTACAGGCTAAATGTCAGTCAGGAAGGTATCCATTTCTTCACCGATCTGGGCAATGTTTCAAGCACCGAACAAGGATCAAGTGTCCAAGGGTTATTCGGGGCGCTGCTTGTCCAAAAAAGGGGCTCTAGCTGGACTGATCCTGTTACGGGAGGGCCAATCAATAGCGGTGTGTATGCTGACATACATCATCCTTTTCTGCCATCGTTCAGGGAGTACGCCTGGTTCTTCAATGATGAAATGGAAATTAAGGATCTAACGGGGAACCGGCCTTTCAACCCCATGACGAACCAGGAAGCAGAATCTTTCCATGGAGTGAATCTTCGCTATGAACCTATGACAAACCGTAAAAGACTGATAGAGGCGGGAGTAGTATGTCCGGATTGTGATGCAGAAGAAGTCCACCATGACTCATGGGTGTTTGGTGATCCTGCCACTCCGATACTAAGGGGGTATGTGGGGGACCCGGCGGTCATCAGGCTGATTCATGGCGGCGTAAAAGAAACACATGTTTTCCACTACCATGTCCATCAATGGCTGGGAGATTCCAGCAATATCAATGCTGAAATACTCGATGCCCAATCTATTAGCCCTCAAACCCACTATTCGATTCAGCCGCTCTATGGACTCGGAAGCCTGCATGGTGCCATTGGAGATTCCATTATACATTGCCATCTGTATCCGCACTTTGGCATAGGAATGTGGGGAATCAACAGAGTTTTTGATACTCTGCAGGATGGAAGCCAATGTTACCCAAATGGTGTTAGAATTGATGCTCTCAAGCCGTTGCCAGACCGTAAGGCACCACCAAAGCCTACTGCTGTAAAACCTGGATTCCCTAATTTCATACCAGGAAAGGTGGGCTATAAAGCACCCAGGCCGCCACTAGGCATTGTCGGAGGGCGGGAGATGACTGAGCTGGAACGGAATGCAGCGATTCCAAATCCCCGGCCCGGAGCCGTTTTCGTTGACCCGTGCCTAGACCAAGACCCAGTGGTAGTCGAATTCAACGTATCTGCTATTGAAATGCCTGTCGTTTATAACAAACAGGGCTGGCATGATCCGAAGGCAAGATTTTATGTGATGGACGAAGATCTGGATGATATCCTTTCTGGAAAAAAAGAGCCTGAGCCGCTAGTCTTCCACGTTCCTGCTGGCACATGTATAAGGATGAACTATACAAATCGCATGCCCCATATTCTCGATGGTGATGCATTCCAGCTGGTGACCAGGACATATGAAAATGGTTTTCACATTCACTTTGTAAAATTTGATGTCCTAGCCTGTGATGGAGGAAATGTTGGATGGAATTATGATAGTGCGGTTCTTCCTGGCCAGACCATTCGCTATGAGTGGTATGCGGAAACCGAATTAAAAGCGTTTTTCTTCCATGACCATCTATTTGCAAACTCTCACCAGCAGCATGGAGTTTTCGGTGCAGGCGTGATACAGCCGAGGTTTTCAAAATTTCTTGATTCGAGAACTGGTAACGAGGTAGACCATGGTACCCAGATTTCAGTGGAACACCCATTAATCCCGGATTATCGTGACCAGACACTTTTCGTCCATGACTTTGCCCTTTTATTCGATAAAAACGGCCGCCCAATCCAGCCGCCAAGGTATCCAGGATCGGAGGACGATCCAGGTGTTTTTGGAGTCAATTATAAATGTGAACCTTTGAAGTTCAGGCTTGGCGAGGATTGTGATCCTGCCTATTCCTTCAGTTCCTATGTGCATGGTGACCCTGTAACACCGATACTCAAAGCCTACGAAGGAGATCCAATAAGGATTAGGCTATTGCAGGGAGCGCATGAGGAATCCCACAGTTTCAATATCCATGGGCTTAGGTGGAAAGAAGAGCGCCCGGATTTGGGATCATCCATGAAAGCTCAGCAGCATATCGGAATTTCTGAGTCGTTTACCTTTGAGACTGAGATCCATGCATTCGGTGATTATCTTTGGGCCTTTGAGGATGAGGAAGATGTTTGGCTTGGAACATGGGGATTGATCCGAGCGTATAAGGAAAAAATGGATGACTTAATTGTCTTGGCTGACCGAGAAGCTCTGCCGGAAGGATCCGCTGAAACTCCAAAGCCAACGGGCAAACCGCCTGAAAAAGCAAATCCTCTTGCCAGTCTGCCGCCAGGGGCTTACCATGGCTCACCTGTCAAGAAGTTTGAGGTAGTCGCCTTCCAGACACCAATCCAATATAACTCATATGGCGATCATGACCCATATGGTATTATTTTCGCTTTAAAGGAAGATGTAGAAGACATTCTCTCTGGCAATAAGAATCCGGTGCCACTAATCTTAAGGGCTAATGTCGGGGATCTTGTAGAAGTCACCCTGACAAGTGAACTGAAGAAAGAGCTCTTTCCATTTCAAGATGGAATCCATCCTTACCCGCCTGTAAAAGAACAATCTTTTTATCCACCGTCATTAAGGATATCTCTTCATACCAGTCTGTTGAATTATGACGTTAAAACATCAAGTGGAGATACAGTTGGTTATAACCCTGACCAGACAGTAGGTCCGGGGGAAACAATTACTTATAGATGGTTTGTTGATGGCCAGTTCGGCATGTGTTCGATGTGGGACATGGCCGATCTGAGAAATCACCGGTCATTTGGTACCTTCGGTGCATTCGTTGCCGAATCCAGGTTTACAACTTACCTGGATCCATACAGCCTGGAAAAAGCCATTACAAGGGAAAATGTGATTCTTCGGCACCCCTTGCTTCCTGCAACAAGAGAATTTGTCCTCATTTTACATGATGGTGTAAGGCTGGAGGACAAAGATGGAAAAGTGATTATTGACCCGATGGATGGGGTCGTACCTGATACTGAAGAGCTCGAAGAAGTCGATACGTACGATTATGGTTCAAGGGGTTTTAACTACCGGAGCGAAAGATTAATCAATCGTTATAAGGAACATCCGGTACTGCACGAGCTTTTCTCATCAGAAATTTTTGGAGACCCAGCTACACCTTTATTCGAGGCTTATCCTGGTGAACCTGTGGTGATTCGGATTACGACTCCTGCGGAAAGGCGAAGAGCTCATACATTCCACCTGCATGGACATTATTGGAAATTTGACAGCAAGGATCTTGATTCGCGGATTCAGTCATTTTTAGGCCATATGGTTACGGGTCATACTGATGATTTGCGCTTGATTGGAGGAGCAGGAGGAGTATTCAACTACCCAGGGGATTACTTGTACCGATCCGGCAATATCCGCTGGGACATAGAATTGGGGATGTGGGGAATCTTCCGGGTTCATAAGGGTTCGCAGGAAAACCTGCCGCGCCTTGAGGAAGTTGAAGGGGAGTGGGACAATGAAGAAAAGGCATAA